Proteins encoded by one window of Rutidosis leptorrhynchoides isolate AG116_Rl617_1_P2 chromosome 7, CSIRO_AGI_Rlap_v1, whole genome shotgun sequence:
- the LOC139858133 gene encoding UDP-glycosyltransferase 83A1-like gives MARPHVLLLPPPGQGHVIPMMELAQCLVKQGVKVTFINTEVSHKLITSNWLEKDGFGELMQMVCIPDGLEPWEDRADICKLTRSMLKTMPSKLETLIEATNNEDGNDKITCVIADATMVWGVKVGNKLGIRTAIFWTASAATLASVLSIQKLIDDGIINHKGLPLSDQIIQLSESMPPIKPENLGWLCFKDVDMVEAVFQSSKAIEEASTLTEWFICNSATELEPAAFNLFPQLLSIGPLLASNRLGDQAGHFWQEDSTCLTWLDQQPACSVIYIAFGSFTLFDPTQFQELALGLELTNRPFLWVVRPGMTKETALVYTDGYMDRVGSRGRIVNWAPQQKVLAHPSVTCFVSHCGWNSTLEGVTNGLPFLCWPYFGDQFLNESYICDIWKTGLGFNKKEAGIITQKEIKSKIEQLLGDKTFRDKALDIKEKVTTSVTKGGRSHNNLNRFIEWIQGKNTDAKDQPDHM, from the exons ATGGCAAGACCTCATGTTCTACTCCTACCACCTCCTGGACAAGGCCATGTAATTCCTATGATGGAGCTTGCTCAATGTTTAGTCAAACAAGGAGTCAAAGTTACATTCATTAACACAGAGGTCAGCCACAAGCTGATTACAAGTAATTGGCTAGAAAAAGATGGGTTTGGGGAGCTAATGCAGATGGTCTGTATTCCTGATGGGCTTGAACCATGGGAGGACAGGGCTGACATTTGTAAGTTGACCCGGTCAATGTTAAAAACCATGCCAAGCAAGCTTGAAACACTTATAGAGGCGACTAACAATGAAGATGGAAATGATAAAATCACATGTGTTATTGCTGATGCTACCATGGTATGGGGCGTTAAAGTTGGAAACAAGTTGGGAATCAGAACAGCAATCTTCTGGACTGCCTCAGCTGCTACTTTGGCTTCCGTCCTAAGCATTCAGAAACTGATTGATGATGGGATAATAAACCACAAAG GCTTGCCTCTAAGTGATCAGATAATTCAACTATCAGAATCAATGCCACCAATAAAACCAGAGAACCTTGGATGGCTGTGCTTTAAGGACGTGGATATGGTGGAAGCGGTGTTCCAATCGTCAAAAGCAATCGAAGAAGCTTCTACTTTGACAGAATGGTTTATTTGCAACTCTGCTACAGAGCTCGAGCCTGCAGCATTCAACTTGTTCCCGCAACTGTTGTCTATCGGACCCTTGCTGGCAAGCAACCGACTTGGTGACCAAGCGGGCCACTTTTGGCAAGAGGACTCCACTTGCTTAACATGGCTAGATCAACAACCAGCATGTTCAGTCATTTATATCGCGTTTGGGAGTTTCACTCTTTTTGACCCAACTCAGTTTCAAGAACTAGCACTCGGTCTTGAACTTACCAACAGACCCTTCTTGTGGGTGGTGCGGCCTGGTATGACCAAAGAGACTGCACTTGTTTACACTGATGGTTACATGGACCGAGTGGGTTCTCGTGGCAGAATCGTGAATTGGGCACCGCAACAAAAGGTGTTGGCTCATCCTTCTGTAACTTGTTTTGTGAGTCATTGTGGTTGGAACTCTACTTTGGAGGGTGTAACAAACGGACTCCCATTCCTGTGCTGGCCATATTTCGGTGATCAATTTCTCAACGAGAGTTACATTTGTGACATCTGGAAGACTGGGCTAGGATTTAATAAAAAGGAAGCCGGTATCATAACTCAAAAAGAAATAAAAAGCAAAATAGAGCAGCTACTCGGTGATAAAACGTTTAGAGATAAGGCTTTGGATATTAAAGAAAAGGTTACTACTAGTGTGACAAAAGGCGGGCGCTCACACAATAATCTTAACAGATTTATTGAGTGGATACAAGGAAAAAATACAGATGCTAAGGATCAACCTGATCATATGTGA